One region of Bacterioplanoides sp. SCSIO 12839 genomic DNA includes:
- a CDS encoding carboxy terminal-processing peptidase, with translation MRFISYCYTRIKQYGHIKQYSHIKQYKPIKPSSRLNKLAKHALLIPFAFASASAYSSIETIEPGTPFKPLEPTRTHSVTSQQIMNNLLSGHYEHRRLNDDLSSKVLDILLDDVDGTRSYFLASDIQEFEQYRTKLDDALARGDMKPGFLIFNRYEQRVSERLSFLLNELKTNANSYTFDGKETLELDREEAQWATTSRELDSLWKKRLKNSMLNLKLAGKEKEDIIELLTKRYQNQLNRVHLTKPEDAYQTFMNAVTRSFDPHTQYFSPRNTENFNINMSLSLQGIGAVLQTEDEHTKVVRLVPAGPADKAENLEPADKIIGVGQNEQGDIVDVIGWRLDEVVDLIRGPKGTTVRLEILPTSGNGSESKVISIVRDEVKLEEQSAQSEIINIQSGDPENPTTRKVGVIDIPTFYIDFQGRMENKPDYRSTTRDVAKLIQDLKQEGVEGLVIDLRNNGGGSLEEAISLTGLFIPTGPVVQVRSIRGRVEVLQDRDPGVLYDGPITVLVNRLSASASEIFAGAIQDYGRGLVVGGQTFGKGTVQSLRPLHHGQLKITQAKFYRVSGDSTQHQGVIPDILFPSLFDKDKIGESALDEALPWDTIRPAEHNQSGVLTQLVPSLREKHQQRISDNPDFLFMREQKALITELRDKTQVSLNEKVRKEERQANDDRRLALENSRRKAKGLELLDSLDDEEEEKQPAASEDVQAEADNAEKTDEEENEEEDAVLVEAGEILLDYIRMTTPQETTEVAQRSN, from the coding sequence ATGCGTTTTATTTCTTATTGTTATACCCGGATTAAACAGTACGGCCACATCAAGCAGTACAGTCACATCAAACAGTATAAGCCGATCAAGCCATCTTCACGTTTGAATAAACTGGCCAAACACGCATTATTGATTCCGTTCGCTTTTGCTTCGGCTTCGGCATACAGCTCCATTGAAACCATTGAGCCAGGTACCCCATTTAAGCCTTTGGAACCCACCCGTACACATTCTGTTACCAGCCAGCAGATTATGAATAACCTGCTCAGCGGACATTATGAGCACCGCCGTTTGAATGACGACTTATCCTCAAAAGTTCTGGATATTCTGCTGGATGATGTTGACGGAACACGCAGCTATTTTCTCGCCTCAGACATTCAGGAATTTGAACAATATCGCACCAAGCTGGACGATGCGCTGGCACGTGGTGATATGAAGCCTGGCTTTCTGATTTTTAATCGCTACGAGCAACGGGTTTCTGAACGTTTATCTTTCCTGCTGAATGAATTAAAAACCAATGCCAACAGCTACACCTTTGACGGCAAAGAAACGTTAGAACTGGATCGCGAAGAAGCGCAATGGGCAACCACCAGCCGTGAACTGGATAGCCTTTGGAAAAAGCGCCTGAAAAACTCCATGCTCAACCTGAAGCTGGCGGGCAAAGAAAAAGAAGACATCATTGAGCTGTTAACCAAACGTTATCAGAATCAACTGAACCGGGTTCACCTGACAAAACCCGAAGATGCCTACCAAACCTTTATGAATGCGGTAACGCGTTCGTTTGACCCCCATACGCAATACTTTTCACCTCGCAACACCGAAAACTTCAACATCAATATGAGCCTGTCATTACAGGGGATTGGTGCCGTTTTACAAACAGAAGACGAACACACCAAAGTAGTACGACTGGTACCAGCAGGCCCGGCTGATAAGGCTGAAAATCTGGAACCGGCCGATAAAATCATCGGTGTTGGCCAAAATGAACAAGGTGACATTGTTGATGTCATTGGCTGGCGTCTGGATGAAGTTGTTGACCTGATTCGTGGCCCGAAAGGCACCACAGTGCGGTTAGAAATTCTGCCCACCAGTGGTAATGGCAGTGAGAGTAAAGTCATTTCGATTGTTCGGGATGAAGTCAAACTCGAAGAGCAATCGGCACAAAGCGAAATTATTAATATTCAGAGCGGTGACCCGGAGAATCCGACCACTCGTAAAGTGGGTGTCATCGACATTCCGACTTTTTATATCGACTTCCAGGGCCGCATGGAAAACAAGCCGGATTACCGTTCAACCACCCGGGATGTTGCCAAGCTGATTCAGGACCTGAAGCAGGAAGGTGTTGAAGGTTTAGTGATTGATCTGCGTAATAATGGCGGCGGTTCCCTTGAAGAAGCCATTTCATTAACGGGTCTGTTTATCCCAACCGGGCCGGTGGTACAAGTACGCAGCATTCGTGGCCGCGTGGAGGTCTTACAGGATCGCGATCCAGGCGTGTTATACGATGGCCCGATCACAGTGCTGGTGAATCGTCTCAGTGCTTCGGCTTCAGAGATTTTTGCCGGTGCCATTCAGGATTATGGACGTGGCTTGGTTGTCGGTGGCCAAACCTTCGGTAAAGGCACCGTTCAGTCACTGCGCCCGCTACATCACGGCCAATTAAAGATTACTCAGGCTAAGTTTTACCGGGTCTCTGGTGACAGCACCCAGCATCAGGGGGTGATTCCTGACATCCTGTTCCCGTCATTATTTGATAAAGACAAAATTGGTGAGAGCGCGCTGGATGAAGCTTTGCCATGGGATACGATCCGCCCGGCTGAGCACAACCAATCTGGTGTATTAACCCAGCTGGTACCGTCATTGCGCGAAAAACATCAACAGCGTATCAGTGATAATCCAGACTTCTTGTTTATGCGTGAACAAAAAGCACTGATTACCGAGCTGCGTGATAAAACTCAGGTATCACTGAACGAAAAAGTACGGAAAGAAGAACGTCAAGCCAATGATGACCGCCGCTTGGCGCTGGAAAACAGCCGCCGTAAAGCGAAAGGTCTGGAGTTGCTGGATAGCCTTGACGATGAGGAAGAGGAAAAACAACCAGCAGCTTCTGAAGACGTTCAAGCAGAAGCAGACAATGCTGAGAAAACAGACGAGGAAGAAAACGAAGAAGAGGATGCGGTACTGGTAGAAGCCGGTGAGATCTTACTCGACTATATTCGTATGACCACTCCACAAGAAACCACCGAAGTGGCGCAACGTAGTAATTGA
- a CDS encoding LysR family transcriptional regulator yields MSRIDSLQTFVSVVRSRNFTSAADSLGVTPSAVSKQISSLEEKLGVRLLNRTTRSVSPTEAGQMFYQHCENILESITEAEKLVTDFDVTPRGRLRITAMSNFGRRELARIFNDFSELYPDISFELHISDRPVDIVKEGYDFALRIGTLEDSRLIAKPVAEQKIAVCASPEYLQKWGTPQSFEDINNHRILLVANAEYARINWLRQFEKDHGFTLQNIERKLTVNDIDLVYEACLKGMGITALPTYIAERHLENGELIQLFKEADIPVRTIKVVFPQNRYLANKSRAFLDFITNYFND; encoded by the coding sequence ATGTCACGTATCGATTCCCTGCAAACCTTTGTTTCCGTTGTACGTTCCCGTAATTTCACATCCGCAGCCGACTCTCTGGGCGTGACACCATCCGCCGTCAGTAAGCAAATCAGTAGTCTCGAAGAAAAGCTGGGCGTCCGCTTACTGAATCGTACCACGCGTTCTGTCAGCCCAACCGAAGCCGGGCAAATGTTTTACCAGCATTGTGAAAACATTCTTGAATCGATCACCGAGGCGGAAAAGCTGGTTACCGATTTTGACGTCACACCACGTGGGCGTTTGCGCATCACCGCCATGTCGAACTTCGGACGACGCGAGCTGGCACGCATCTTTAACGACTTTTCTGAGCTCTACCCTGACATCAGCTTTGAGTTACATATCTCTGACCGACCGGTAGACATCGTCAAGGAAGGTTATGATTTTGCCTTGCGTATTGGCACCCTGGAAGATTCCCGCTTAATTGCCAAACCCGTTGCGGAACAAAAAATTGCGGTTTGTGCGTCACCTGAATATCTGCAGAAATGGGGCACCCCACAATCGTTTGAAGACATCAACAACCACCGCATTTTATTGGTCGCTAATGCCGAATACGCGCGCATTAACTGGTTGCGCCAGTTTGAAAAAGATCACGGTTTCACGCTACAGAATATTGAACGTAAATTAACCGTGAATGATATTGATCTGGTCTATGAAGCCTGCCTCAAAGGCATGGGCATCACTGCTCTTCCGACCTATATAGCAGAACGCCATTTGGAAAACGGAGAATTGATCCAACTATTCAAAGAAGCAGATATTCCGGTACGAACCATTAAAGTGGTATTCCCACAAAACCGTTATCTGGCGAATAAAAGCCGGGCCTTCCTGGATTTTATTACTAACTATTTTAATGACTGA
- a CDS encoding thioesterase family protein: protein MARVKLELPDDFSFVTELDVRVSDINYGNHVGNDRMISLLHEARLRFLRRHDMGEFNIAGLGIMVTDIVVSFKAESFVGEHLTFHVGLTDFNKYGCDVIYRVENRDEDKVVALAKTGIVFFDYDERKIARIPKVFYERCAPELLDTVITE, encoded by the coding sequence GTGGCCAGAGTAAAACTCGAATTGCCTGACGATTTTTCGTTTGTAACCGAACTGGATGTCAGGGTGTCGGATATTAATTACGGCAATCATGTTGGTAATGACCGTATGATTTCGTTATTGCATGAAGCTCGTCTGCGTTTTTTGCGTCGCCACGATATGGGTGAATTTAATATTGCCGGTTTGGGCATTATGGTTACCGATATTGTTGTATCGTTTAAGGCAGAATCCTTTGTTGGTGAGCATCTGACGTTTCATGTTGGTCTCACAGACTTTAATAAATACGGCTGTGATGTGATTTATCGGGTAGAAAACCGCGATGAAGATAAAGTGGTTGCATTAGCCAAAACCGGCATTGTGTTTTTTGATTACGATGAACGTAAAATTGCCCGTATTCCCAAGGTATTTTACGAACGTTGTGCCCCGGAATTACTGGATACAGTGATTACCGAGTAA
- a CDS encoding ATP-NAD kinase family protein, whose product MITFGLIINPYAGIGGAVGLKGSDQMVEEAFRRGAQQKAMSRTSDALSGLSEHKARCRFITCPGDMGQSVLDELGFDYSLLPMPEKEQTSAADTQHAVTLMAEQQPDVLVFAGGDGTARDILAALAECEHGDIPVLGIPAGVKIHSGVYGVTPQASGEVLNTLLNGGLVDIKESEVRDLDEEAFRQDKVVARHYGELRVPQVGHFVQAVKQGGVESEELVLADIAAFLREEMEDQPATLFLIGSGKTTQAIMEDLGFDNTLLGVDAVYVDNDGHIDPIANDLNEQGILQLFERYPSRKAVLSIMGGQGHIIGRGNQQFSAAVLKQLGKTNVQLVSTKTKLTELNGRPLIVDSGDAALNQQWAGTLEVITGYRDKVVQPVV is encoded by the coding sequence ATGATTACATTTGGCCTGATCATTAACCCTTATGCGGGCATTGGCGGCGCTGTTGGCCTCAAAGGCAGTGACCAGATGGTCGAAGAAGCGTTTCGTCGTGGCGCGCAACAAAAGGCGATGTCACGAACTTCTGATGCACTGAGCGGTTTGTCCGAACACAAAGCGCGGTGTCGCTTTATAACCTGTCCCGGCGATATGGGGCAGTCGGTACTGGATGAGCTGGGCTTTGATTATTCGTTGCTGCCCATGCCGGAGAAAGAACAAACCAGCGCTGCAGATACTCAGCATGCCGTTACCCTGATGGCCGAGCAGCAGCCGGATGTTTTAGTTTTTGCCGGCGGAGACGGCACCGCAAGGGATATTCTGGCGGCGCTGGCAGAGTGTGAACACGGTGATATTCCGGTGTTGGGTATACCGGCGGGAGTAAAAATCCACTCGGGTGTATATGGCGTCACGCCACAGGCCAGTGGAGAGGTATTGAATACCTTACTGAATGGTGGCCTGGTGGATATTAAAGAGTCTGAAGTTCGCGACTTGGATGAAGAAGCCTTTCGCCAGGATAAAGTAGTGGCTCGCCATTACGGCGAGTTGCGTGTTCCTCAGGTTGGCCATTTTGTTCAGGCGGTGAAGCAGGGGGGAGTCGAGTCCGAAGAATTAGTCCTGGCGGATATCGCCGCTTTCCTTCGGGAAGAAATGGAAGACCAGCCTGCCACCTTGTTTTTAATTGGTTCGGGCAAAACCACTCAGGCGATTATGGAAGATCTGGGTTTCGACAACACTTTGCTCGGGGTTGATGCGGTTTATGTCGATAACGATGGCCATATTGACCCGATTGCCAATGATCTCAATGAGCAGGGCATTTTGCAGTTGTTTGAGCGTTACCCAAGCCGGAAAGCGGTGTTGAGTATCATGGGGGGGCAAGGGCATATTATTGGCCGGGGCAATCAGCAGTTCAGTGCTGCGGTGCTGAAACAGCTGGGTAAAACCAATGTGCAGCTGGTTTCTACGAAAACTAAGCTGACCGAACTGAATGGCCGTCCTTTGATTGTTGACTCTGGTGATGCGGCATTAAACCAGCAATGGGCGGGGACGCTGGAAGTCATTACCGGCTACCGGGATAAGGTCGTACAACCCGTTGTTTGA